TGGCCAGCTTGAATCGTCATCTGCAATTCTGATTGGTCTTCTATGATcttgcagttttgttttgttttgtttttcaattggCGAAGCAGCCAGGGGtattcccctctccccactgggtTGGTCCGCAGGGGAGGCTAGAGAGGCGGGGTCGTGTCTGTGGGATTCCTTTTCCCGGGCCGCTTCTGATTGGGCGCGTGGTGCAATGCGCGCGACCCTTCAGACATCAAACTCTCGGGAGGCTGGACCCTGCCCTCTCCGTGCTCCCGGCTTGTAAAGCGAAGTGCGGCGAAGAGACTACGGGTTTGGCCTGTTGCAGCGGGGCGGGGAGCTGGCCGCTGGTGGTAAGGGGGCTTGCAGCTGGGCGGCGCTACGGCTGCACCACCATCGGCCTGTGGTTGGGGTGCACGGACTGCGTTCACCTCGGTTCTCCAACTCCCGGCCCAGAAGTCAACAAATGCTGTTGAGTAAGGGCAAACAAAGAGCTGGGATGGAGGCAAGCCCCCTAGACCCTTTTTAGCAGTTATTCCCGCCTACTCCCTTCCGCTTCCGAGTCAGGGAGGTGTGTCCGAACGAAAGGAGGAAACAAGAGCCGCCGGCGTTCAGACGCGGGCCACGATTCTTTAGTTACTGCGTTATAGTTTTCGTGTTTTTTTTTCACCCGGGAGTCGCCGCTTTGGGAAATCAATTAATCTCAGGCTTTGCTGTTCCCACATCTACTTCCTGATCAGATGCTTGCACTTCGAGAGATTAAAAAGTAACTgtagagaagaaaggaaggggcTGTAGTAGAATCAAGCAGTCATTCCCTGAGaggcctcctggagaaggagaatttccttgcttttttaaGTCAGCTGCCAAAATTCGTTGCTTCGCTCCTATTCCTAGAGCTTCGGTTGTTCTTTCACGTCCCAATTCCTCAAGAGCACTGGGCGACAGAGTTATGGAGAAACGCCTGCAGGAGGCTCAGCTGTACAAGGAGAAAGGAAACCAGTGTTACCGGGAAGGGAAGTACCGGGATGCTGTAAGTGGGTACCATCGAGCTCTGCTGCAGCTGCGGGGTCTGGATCCAAGTCTGCCCTCCCCGATACCTAATCTGGGACCTCAGGGCCCGGCCCTCACACCTGAACAAGAAAACCTACTTCACACCACCCAGACAGATTGCTACAACAACCTGGCTGGTAAGAACAGGGCCGACGGGAGGGTACAGTGTCAAGGCCGGTATATGAAAGTTTGAGAATATTGGGAAAAACACTGACGGCTCTTCTGTCGTTATCTAGTTATTCTACCATGAATTGCAATATACTTTCAATCTATGGGGCTCTAATTGAGTTTCGGTGCTTCTAGACTTCACTTGGAGAGTTTGATAAACACAACTTCTTGAGCCTACCATGATTCCGATCTAATAGGTCTGAGGTTTGTGAGTTGTGTGTACCAATTTGCGTTTCTATCAGACTCCCAGGTGATGGCTAATAGGTTTAAGGAATTTTGCacgacttcctggtggctcagacggtaaagagtctgcctgcaatgcgggagacgtggattcaatccctgggtcggggagatcccttggagaaggaaatggcaacccaccccagtattcttgcctggaaaatcccatggatggaggagtctggagggctacagtccatgagatcgcaaagagttggacacgatcgaggaactaacacacacagagaaaatacTGAACCTGATGCTGAGCTCAGCTTGTTTGTACACTGGTACCGAAtcaaatttcacagacagagttttgggtgaagtagaaaagaatagctctTTTGTTTTGCCAGGCAGAGGGGAACACAGCAGGCTCCTGCCCTCAAAACCACGAGTCCCCACCTGGGGAAGAAACTGTGAGGTTCTGTATAAATTGTCCAAAGAATGTAATCATCTCATGGACGTTTTTTCTAATGGGTTGGTGGTGAAGTAAGTAAGGCTAAGCATCATTGACCTTCCAGTTCagctggtctggggtctacaCTGCTCCTGGGTGGCATACCATTGTTAAttgttaacttctcccacctggaggtCGTTTCTGTATCCACAAAATAGCTTAAGATGTTGTTGAGACTGTCTGTTGGGGAAACAGGACCTTGCCTCAAGGCTGCTCTTGACTGTTTCTCCTTGGTCTCCCAGCCCCACCCTTCCCTAATTAACAATTGCTTGAGTCTGCCCTTCAGACCTCAGGGAAGGTCGTAGAGGCTGAATGCAGACTGTTTCTTATAATCGAAGAAATGGCAGACACAAAGcccttgtgcccaggagccccaaagACCCTGCACAGTATCAAACCTATGTTTAGACTgttgtttctttaatatttaaaatttaggaAAGAAGGCACTTGCTTCAGCTGGTGGTGTAAGTCACCCATCTTAGATGTTTTGGATAGCTTTTCCTCATTTTCCTGCTTCCTATATAAAGCAGCTAGATGATACCTTGGGTAACTTGTACCTTCCATATCCAGCTGGCCTTGCATGGAGAAATAGTCCAGAGTTAGTATCACTAGGATTCATCTGCTGAAAGAAAGGAGACTTCTGAAGTCTGTTCTGTGGCAGGCAAAGTAACCATAGAGCTAATTAAGTTTGTTTTGAAGTATACACTTTGTAatcattgtttaaatttttttcctttttactaccCTGGTCCTCAATGATTTGGTGAAATTCTAGCTGTTTTACAGTGTGTGTCCAAAGCTATTCTTAGATTCAAGTAACCGTAATTATAGTAGCTACTATTTCAGTTCATTCAGtaattattttttgaataaattaatatttattgatatactgaggattggagaaggcaatggcaccccactccagtactcttgcctggaaaatcccatggacggaggagcctggtgggctgcagtgcatggggtcgctaagagttggacacaactgagcgacttcacgttcacttttcactttacactttcatgcactggagaaggaaatggcaacccactccagtgttctgaagcctggagaatcccagggacgggggagcctggtgggctgctgtctatggagtcgcacagagtcggacatgactgaagtgacttagcagcagcagtagcagtagcagcatactgaGGATATTGCAGTATAGTAAAACAGATAAAGGTCCCTGCTGTCATGGGGAGATGGATAGTTAACAAAAGAAGTAACTTGTGTATTAGACGATGTTGACTGAAAATGAGGCACAAGGAGGGAGttttgagttaagttttacttggggcaaaatgaggactgcagcccaggagacagcacctcagacagctccaaaaaaaaaactgctccaaagaggcagtgtgGGGAGGTTAGTATATAAGATTTTcctgaagggggagttcaatctAAAGACCTGTTTTCTTGGGGCACAAAGTGCCTCATTCTGAACTCCCTCAGGGCGTGTCAAGGCCTACAGCTGCAGTAGCCCAGGATTCAGCCTCCTGCTGTTGGCAAgcaccaatttgtagttgacaaagATGATAAGTAATGTGGAAACGGATAAAGCAGAAAATGGgtgtatggacttccctggcagtccagtcatTAAGACGCCATGCTTCTAAAGCAGAGggtgccagttcgatccctggtggaaaaacaaagatcccacatgcagcgtGGCatagccaaaagaaagaaaatgggaataGTGAATGCCGTAGGCATGgtagtggtcagggaaggctcaTTAAGGTGACATTTATGAAATGCCATGTATAAGCCCttgatacacatatacatataaacctTAAGTATCATAGCAATCCTTTGAGGTAGATTTAAGGAACATCTAGTAAGTGGTGGAGCTAAAATTAAACCTGGCAAGTCCAAtttttttgtggctgtgctggatctttgttgcttcgagggcttttctctagtttggcGAGCGGGGGCCACTCTAGTtgaggtgcttgggcttctcattggggtggtttctcttgttgtggctcatgggccctAGATcacaagctcaatagttgtgagACATAGGCTTATTtgctctggcatgtgggatcttcccagatcagggatcgaacccatgtctcctgtattggctggtggattctttaccactgagccaccagggaagcctctgtacTTAAGTTCTTATTGCAGAATACTGTATGTTAGAGAATAGAGTACACCTTGGGGAATTGGTCAGAAATCAAGGAAATGAGATACATACTCATCTTGACTGTCCAGGTGGACCTGAAGGCAGAGACTGGCTTATCCATCTGTAGACCCTCTGCTTGGAGGCGCTTGGTAGATGTTTCCTAAAGACTcactaaaattaagaaatttcacTTACATGAGAGTGAAATTTATGTGTTGGGCAGTTTATTTATAGTACCTCTCATCTTCACAAAAATTCTGCAAGGTagtagtgattttccctacttcacagataaagaaatcaGACCTCATCGCTAAAACCCTCCAATGGCATATTATTGTACTTAGGAAAATATTCAAACTCTGACCTTCACCTGCACAACCTGATGTGATCTGGCTCCTCCGTAGACTGAATTCACAAAGCACACACCCACCTTCCGGCTGGGTAGGATCTCTTCTCTTGGCTAGAATGCCCTGTCCCTTGAATGACCCTGTCATTCAGATCTTGGCCCAAAAGTCACTTTCTCAGGGACGCCTTCTGTAATCAAGCATCACTCTGACCTCATTCAGTCTCTGTCCCAGTACAGTTCTATTTTCCACAAAGCActaataaataagtgaatttgTTAtcgtgttccttctgcctgggaaTTAGGATGCAAGCTCTACTCACTCACCAAGGTGTCTGTCttgttcctctttttctcctGCTCCTACCTCCACCTAGCACATGGTCATTACCCCAGAACTAGTTGTAGAATGAAGGAACAATGGGTTACATCATGGTAACCCATCAGTGATGGGCTAGCTGATGCTGGGGAAATACTTAAGTATGAACCATATGGCCACTTGGTGGGGATGTTGTAGAAGGGACGCAGACACAGCCCTGATACTCCTTCCTTCCCAGCACATGATTTAATAATGCTGTGTGTAATTCCCACAGTTGTTAAACAGGAAATGCATTTCCCTTCTTAATTACAGAAAGACAGAACATTGACCTGAACATTGTCTCCTACACAGATTTGTATTTTGAGGTCCCATCCTTTTATCCAAGGAATTTGTGAGATAATATATCATCATTGAGAAGGGTAATTTTTGAGTTAGTCTTTGGTTCAGATTTCTTACTCATTCCACCTAAAAGCTGTGGGATCCTAGACAAGTTACTTTACCTTTGTGAGCCTTGATTTCTTCATCCATTAAATGGAGATGCTAACACATAACTGACTTCAGAGGGTGGATGAGAAGATTAAACAAGCCCCTGGCACAGTGCTTACTGTTTACTCACACTATTAATGGCAGTCGTTGTTGTTACTAGGACTTCAGGACAAGAATTGTGAAATGGGAGAGTCAAGATAGACAGAGAGCCTTGAGTAGAAGAGAGACAATGAagagttttaaataatttcttttttcaccACGTGGCATGCTAGCGATCAAACCCCTGCCCCCCGAgagttccaaccactggaccgccaggaaagtccctatacATTTAAAGTATAGTctaatcaactttttaaaaattattgatttaatgtggctgcgcaggcttttctccagGTGCGGTGCCTCGGGCTTCTCTGTTGGgtggctttctcttgttgcaaagcacagactctagggcactcgggcttcagtagttgagctcccaggctctggagcacaggcttagtagtggtggcacaagggcttagctTCTCCATGGCACGTGAGATCtttccggatcagggatcgaacccgtgtctcctgcatcggcaggcggattcctaaccactggaccataagggaagccctagtCTTATCAACTTTTATAGCTGGGCCTGACCCACGCtaggtattgggttggccaaaaacttcgagttcttccataacatcttacagaaaaacccaaacaaactttttggccagcccaacaCGCAATGGGCATTTGACAGATAGTGAAGTAAACCGTGAGGTGTGTAAAACTTGTATCcactgctgtatccccagtgGCTAGCATGATGTCTGGCGCACGGTGGACATGCAGATGCATTTGCTGGGTGAGTGAGTGTTGCTGTAGCATCCTGGATTTGGTGCTTCCTTGCGTTGGGCGATGGGGCATCGTGTAACAAggtcctcttctctcttccttccgtTTGCTGCCATTAGCCTGTCTCCTTCAGATGGAACCAGTAAACTATGAACGGGTGAAAGAATACAGCCAGAAAGTCCTGGAGCGGCAGCCTGATAATGCCAAGGCCTTGTATCGGGCTGGAGTGGCCTTTTTCCACCTGCAGGACTATGACCAGGCCCGGCACTACCTCATGGCTGCTGTCAATAGGAAGCCAAAAGGTGAGAGAAGGGGGCTGAAGTGGGAAGTACAAAAAATAGTCCCACTGAGGTAGTATCTGTGGGAGAGGATTTTAGTTCATTTTCCAATGTATTGAATTGTGAAAATAAGTAATAATATATTCACACGttcaatattaaaaaagtataaaaagatgTATGACGATGTATAACAAACAGACCTTCTACTCATGAATTCCAAGTTTCAGTTCCTAGATGGAGACTAAAATAGGATCTAGATTCCAGTGAATAAACTTGATAATCCTTGTTTCTACCAGTTTTCCAGCTGAGGTCTGGCTTTTGCATGACCGTCCTTTCATCCTTTAGCTCAGCTAACCCCAGGTATGACCTAGAAGAACAGGCATCCTGAGAACTTGAGGCTTGTTTCCAAGCAAAAAGGATATCGTTAAGAGAATGATAAACTTGTTCCTGTGTTGGTGGTTCAGCTCTGAAAATTGTCTCCCATTTTGCATTATGGCTTAGAGCAGCTATTGAAGTGAGGGGGTCCCCAAACGTAAAATAACTCAGCAGCACCACTCTAATTGAATGGAAAAGTCGTTAAAGTGTTAGTTACCCtggtctcttgcgttgcaggcagattctttaccatctgagccaccagggaagcctggaaaagTCATGaattaataaagatataaaatatgaacCATTGCTCATGTTTCTTTCAGGTACACAGATTAACTGCCACCCATATATAGTAGGTTTAGAGGCTGTGCTCTTAAAATTACTGTTTCTTCAGATGCTTTTCATTATTAAGTTAGAAACCAGCTCAGCCTtgtacaataattttttaaaatatgtatttatttatttgactgcatcaggGTTTATTGCCACGTGTGacctctctggttgtggcacagGGACTCAGTTGCCCCACATGTTGTTGAAAATAGGTGATAATACATGTTGTGGGACAGCTAagtccctgtgccacaactagaaaggatcttagttccctgatcagggattgaaccttcggcgttggaaggtagattcttaaccagtggaccaccagggaagtccctgtacgaGATTCTTTAGAGATTAAAAGTGGTATTAATGAAGGAAATGTACGTTGCATAGAATAGTTGTGATATACGCAGATCTTAGAAATTTTCAGAAATGGAAGGGTGTTCACAGTCCTCTCCTGCCTGGACGCACAATTACGGGTCTGTCTCTGATTGCCTCCTTTGTCCTGTTCTAAGACGCCAACGTCCGGAGGTACCTTCAGCGGACACAGTTGGAACTCAGCAGCTACCATCGGAAAGAGAAGCAGCTCTACCTGGGCATGTTTggttaaaagaagaaagatactCCTCCACTTGAACTTAGATGAACCATTAGAGACCCATCAAAGGGAAACCTGAGCCTCAGCAAGAGAAATTACCCCCACACCTCTGACTGAGGTGAACTTCTGTTTTGCTTCTAGTGCTGCACAAACTCTTCTATCACTTACATAGGCTGTgtttttgtttccccatctttctaTTTATATGGTTTttaatatatggtattatatATCAGAAACATTTGCCTTGAGAAATACAACCAGAAAACACTCATCAGTTATAGGTGGATTAATCATAGCTCTGGCATAGATTTTGATGATAGATGTTGGTAGATGTAGTCATATACAACGGATAAGGCTTAGCAGAAGATGAAGTAATAAGGACAGGCAGAAAGGAATGTTTTCCCTTCGTTTCCTCAGATTTCTAAAGCCAAAATGGGAAGCCCTTACACAGGTCACAAACTGGCAAATACATACTGTGAAACTAGACAATAATAAATTGGACCCACATGCCTcaaaatgaaagatttaaaagTAACTACTTcattaattcctttttcttaatgTTCCACATACATTGAGATTCTTTATCCTCCACAAAAGTATCTAGTTCCTCTTGTTTCTCTTGATAATTTCTAACTATTGTAGCCTTGCTATTGCTCACACTCAGATCATTAATATagtatacttatttattttattaaacccTTCTGTCTTAAAACCCCTGGAGTCAAGCAtctaagtatatattttataacctTTCAAAAGACCTCATGCCAGAAAACTTGTAAACGCTTGAATTTTTAAGTTGCATACCTATAGGATGCTCATTTCTCTAAGAAAGGCAAGAGTTTACCAAGTCTTCTAGAAACAATGCGACAAAGAGCAGGATAGAAACATAGATCTGTTTTTTACCTGTCACCTTGTATTTTGTAAGAACTCCATTCCTTAAAGAGGAGGGAAACAGTGAGGAAAGGTTCTCTTTCCTTTGTGCCTTTTA
The genomic region above belongs to Bos taurus isolate L1 Dominette 01449 registration number 42190680 breed Hereford chromosome 29, ARS-UCD2.0, whole genome shotgun sequence and contains:
- the TTC9C gene encoding tetratricopeptide repeat protein 9C isoform X1; protein product: MEKRLQEAQLYKEKGNQCYREGKYRDAVSGYHRALLQLRGLDPSLPSPIPNLGPQGPALTPEQENLLHTTQTDCYNNLAACLLQMEPVNYERVKEYSQKVLERQPDNAKALYRAGVAFFHLQDYDQARHYLMAAVNRKPKDANVRRYLQRTQLELSSYHRKEKQLYLGMFG
- the TTC9C gene encoding tetratricopeptide repeat protein 9C isoform X2, with translation MEPVNYERVKEYSQKVLERQPDNAKALYRAGVAFFHLQDYDQARHYLMAAVNRKPKDANVRRYLQRTQLELSSYHRKEKQLYLGMFG